The Pseudomonas sp. SCB32 DNA window CCGTGTGAAGGACTTCCAACTTGAGCGACCAACTCTCCCGCCGCCTGGCTCTGCTCGGCGATGCTGCCAACCTGTCCCTGCTCACCCAGTGCCTGCACGGTATCGAGCGCGAATGCCTGCGCGTCGACGAGCAAGGCAAGCTGGCGCTGACCCCGCATCCGCGCGCCCTGGGCTCGGCCCTGACCAACCCGCAGATCACCACCGACTACTCCGAATCGCTGCTGGAATTCATCACCCCGACCGCCAGCAGCGTCGAGCAGACCCTCGACGAACTGGGCGAAATCCACCGCTTCGCCTACGAGAAGCTCGACGGCGAATACCTGTGGAGCCCGTCCATGCCCTGCGAGCTGCCGGATGAAGAGACCATCCCGATCGCCCGCTACGGCAGCTCCCACATCGGCCGCCTGAAGTACGTCTACCGCAAGGGCCTGGCCCTGCGCTACGGCAAGACCATGCAGTGCATCGCCGGCATCCACTACAACTTCTCCCTGCCCGAAGGGCTGTGGGAACTGCTGCGCCAGGAAGAAGGCAGCGAGAAGAGCGCGCGTGACTACCAGTCCCACCGCTACATCGCGATGATCCGCAACTTCCGCCGCTACAGCTGGCTGCTGATGTACCTGTTCGGCGCCTCACCGGCCCTGGACGCCGGCTTTCTGCGCGGCCGCCCGCATGGCCTGGAGTCGTTCGACGAACACACCCTCTACCTGCCCTACGCCACCAGCCTGCGGATGAGCGACCTGGGCTACCAGAACAACGCCCAGGCAGGCCTCACGCCCTGCTACAACGACCTCGACAGCTACATCGACAGCCTGCGCCGCGCGGTGAGCACGC harbors:
- the gshA gene encoding glutamate--cysteine ligase yields the protein MSDQLSRRLALLGDAANLSLLTQCLHGIERECLRVDEQGKLALTPHPRALGSALTNPQITTDYSESLLEFITPTASSVEQTLDELGEIHRFAYEKLDGEYLWSPSMPCELPDEETIPIARYGSSHIGRLKYVYRKGLALRYGKTMQCIAGIHYNFSLPEGLWELLRQEEGSEKSARDYQSHRYIAMIRNFRRYSWLLMYLFGASPALDAGFLRGRPHGLESFDEHTLYLPYATSLRMSDLGYQNNAQAGLTPCYNDLDSYIDSLRRAVSTPYAPYEKVGTKVDGEWVQLNTNILQIENEYYSSIRPKRVTYTGERPIQALMARGVQYVEARCLDINPFLPLGIDLPEARFLDAFLLFCALSDSPPLGGCECGAATSNFLKVVKEGRRPGLKLERGGQQVEMKDWANGLLDAIAPIIELLDRARGGSLHAQSLDEQRAKLADANLTPSAKVLAEMRERGESFEAFALRYSRQHAATLRAQSLTAEEQARFEDMASQSLQEQADLEAQPEGDFDTFVAAYQASILGLLSV